CGCCCTGTTTGGGGCGGGCTGCTTCGTTTTGTGTTCCATCAACCGACGAAAGCCGCCGGGGAAGACGATGAACGACGAGAAACCACCGGCGGGGTATTTGTACCTGCGAGAGGAACTGCGGTTCGAGCACCAGTTGCTCGGGTCGCGGATGACCTACTATATGACCAGCCAGTCGTTCCTGTTCACCACCGCTGCCATCGCCCGGTCGGTGCAGTGGAACGGGGTGTATTGGTTCTCCGGGGTCATGGTGCCGGTGGTCGGGATCGCGGTCTCGGTCGTCCTGCTGTACTCGATCTACGCCGCTTACGAGCGGATGGCCCAGTGGCGGGAACAGGAGAAGACATTTGTCGGCAAGCACCCGCTGGTGATGCCGTACCCCGAAGACAAGCACCGCAAGAGCCTAATGTTCACCACCCTCATGCCCTGGCTGCTCATCGGCGTGTGGGTGGCTCTTGCAGTCTTGATCCACATCTTCGAGCCGCAAGGCGGCGGAATGTAACCCTCTCGGGCCTTACACCTGGGCCATCCCGCCGTCGACGAACAACTCCACCCCGGCGACGAAGCTCGCGTCGTCGGAGGCCAGGAACACCGCGACCTTGGCGATCTCGTCCGGAGTGCCCACCCGGCCGAGCGGCACCTGAGCGGCCATCCCCGCCTTGAACTCCTTCGACTTCTCCTCGGACCCCGTGAGGGTGTCGACCGCCGGCGTGTCGATCGGCCCCGGGCTGACCGCGTTCACCCGAATCTTCCGGTCCTTCAGGTCGCTGGTCCACGACCGGGCGAACGACCGCACCGCCGCCTTGGTCGCGCTGTACACGCCGAACGCAGGCATCCCCTTGATCGACACGATCGAGGCGTTGAGGATGATGGCTCCGCCGTCGGGTATCAGAGGAAGGGCCTTCTGGACGGTGAACAGCAGCCCCTTCACGTTCGTGTTGAACGCCTTATCGAAGTGCTCCTCGGTGATCTGGCCGATGGGCGCGAACTCCCCGCCGCCCGCGTTGGCGAACACCACGTCCACCTTCCCGTACTTCTCCCTTACGGTCGCGTACAGCCGGTCGAGGTCGGCGAGGTTCGCCACGTCCCCGCGGACGCCGATCGCCCCGTGCCCGATCTCCTTCACCGCCGCGTCGAGTTCGGGCTGCCGACGGCCGGTGATGACCACCTTCGCTCCTTCGGTCGCGAACCGCTTGGCGGTCGCCAGCCCGATCCCGCTGTTGCCGCCCGTGACGACCGCGACCTTGCCTTCGAGTTTGCCAGCCATTGGAGTGCTCCTAAAAGAACCGGCCACAGAACGGCCGGGGATGGTTCGAGTTTAGGTTACCGCAGTCCGCCGGTGGCCAGGAGGGTCTCCCCCGTCAGCCAGCCGGCGTCCTCCGAGGCGAGGAAAACGGCGACGGAGGCGATGTCCCCGGGCCGACCCGCACGCCCGAGCGGGGTCTGTGCCACGAACCCGGCTTCCATCTCCGAACCGATCACACCCAGCGTCCGCGCGCCTTCGGTGTCGACCAGGCCCGGGTTGATCGAGTTCACCCGGATCTTCTTCGGCCCGAGTTCCTTCGACAGCACCCCGGTGATCGCGTCCACCGCCCCCTTGGTGGCCGTATACACGGCGGTGTTCGGCGGGGTGACGCGGCTGACCCCGGACCCGATGTTGATGACGCTCCCGCCCTCTTTCAAGTGCTTGGCGGCGGCCTGGGTGGTGAGGAGCAGGCCGAGGACGTTGATGTTGAACAGGCGGTGGAAGTGCTCTTCGGTGACCTGCTCGATCGGGGCGAACTCGTACACCCCGGAGTTGTTGACCAGGACGTCGAGCCGGCCGTAGGTCTTGACCGCGGCGTCGATGATGGCCTCGGCGTCGGCCTTCTTCGACACGTCCCCCCTCACGGCCACGGCCTTACCACCCTTCGCGGTGATGTCGGCCACCACTTTGTCGGCTCCGGCCTTGCTGGACGCATAGTTCACCACCACCGACGCGCCCTCGGCCGCGAGGTGGCGGGCGATCTCGGCCCCGATGCCCTTCGACGCCCCGGTGACCACCGCCACTTTGCCTTCGAGTTTCTTCGCCATGACCGTCTCCCGTTTGGATCAGTTGCAGTTCGCAACTTGCGAGGTATACAATGGGTAGTAGTTGTTCCTTGCAACCGATTTCCAGAATTCTCCCGCAGTGGGAGGAAAGCCATGAAGCGAAAGAGTTTGGAGAACGAGGAGTGCCCGCTGGCCCGGTCCCTGGAAGCGATCGGTGACGCGTGGTCGGTCCTGATCGTCCGTCAGGCGTTCGCCGGGGACCGGCGCTTCGGGGAGTTCGAGAAGAACCTCGGGGTGGCCAAGAACATCCTGACGGTGCGGCTGCGGAAACTGGTCGCGCTCGGCGTCCTGGAACAGGTGCCGGTCGAGGGGAGTTCGTACCAGGAGTACGCTCTGACCGAGAAGGGCTGCGGGCTGTTCCTAGTGCTGATGGCGATCCGGCAGTGGGGCGAGGGGTGCGGTGGCGACAACCCCTACGCGCTGGTGGACAAGCGGGATAAGAAGCCCGTCAGGCCGCTGGCGTTCCACGCGCACGACGGGCGGGAACTCGGACCGGATGATACGGAGTTGATCCCCGCGGCCGAGGTCTGCCGTCCCGCCAAGCGGAAGTGACGATTACTCCATCAGGTCCGGCTCCCCGTTGGCGAGCGCCTCGCGGAGCACCGCCGGGTCGGCCGTCGCTTCTTTCATCAGCTTCGCGAGCCGGAGAACGACCTCACGGTCGGTACCGTGCGCCACGAACGTGCTCGCCTCCGGGTCGAACCGGACCTTCTTCTTGAGCAGCGGTGCTTTCAGTCTGATGAGTGCATCGGCGACGCCGTGCCACCCGCGCCCGCCGCCCTCGTACCCCGCGTCCTCGAACGCCCCGTACCAGCCGTCGAACTCCTCCCGAACCAGGCTGAACGTCCCGCCCTCTTCGAGCAGGCGGACCGGGGCGATGTCGTCATTCGTGGGCACGGGAACCCCCTTGTGCCGCGGCCAGCGACGAAACGAACGACCACGCCCGCTCGATCCACCCGTTCAACGGCTCGTCGTCCTCAATACCTTCGGGCTCGACCGCGACCCAGCCCTTCATCGGCCGGCCGGTGATGTCGAACACCCGGACGTGCGGTTCGAGCAGCGCCCCCTCGTACTCGTCCGGTCCGACGCGGGCGACGAGCGACTCCTTCCACACGCCGACGAGCACGTTGCCGCCCAGCATGAAACAGGCGCAGCCGAACAGCGTTTTTTCCTGGACGCCACTTCGGCGATCGAGGCATTCGCGGATGCGGTCCGCAAGTGTGTCGTCGAACGGCATGTGCCAACCTCCTAAAAACTGGGAGTAGAGCAGCGCCCGGTGGTAGTGTCGAGGTCAGCAGAAACGAGAAGCCGGGAGCCGGGGGAAGGTGCTGACCCTTTTGAAGGGTCAGGGGGACAGGGTTCAGCCTTGGGGAAGGCTGTGGTTTTTTGAGACCGGGGAAGGGCCTCGATGCCGAAAGGTAAAGCAGCGACTGTGCCAATGGAATGAATCCGAAGGCGCTCGGCACCAAGGTCGCCCCTAGTGCTTTCTTTTTGTCGGAAACGTCCGTTTCCCACCTCCTTATTCCAAACGCACAAAGGTTGACTCCGAGCGGCCTCGGGCTCAAGAGGGGAGCAAAACATCGCCTCCCTCGGACGTATCGCCTCTGTCCGTCGTCGCCGCGCCCCAGCTCGGGCGAGGGCACGGCGATGACGGCCGACGGCGACGGAGGGGAACTTTGGGAGAAGATGCCGGTCGCGCAGCGACCGGCACGAAACGGAAGACCGGTCCGGTTGCGCGCCGCCCGGCGCCGGTGCGGAAATTGCTAAACCGCTGCCCGCCATGCCGACCGGGTGAGAAACGAGGGCCAAATGGGCGGCAAAGGGACGTGGCTGGAGCGGGCATCCGGGTGGGCGACGAAGTGGACCGGCAGTTCCCTCGCGTTCGGGCTCGCGGTGGGCACGATCGTCGTGTGGGCCGTGACCGGACCGATCTTCACGTTCTCGGACACGTGGCAGCTCGTCATCAACACGGGCACCACGATCGTGACCTTCCTGATGGTGTTCCTGATCCAGCGGGCCCAGAACAAGGACTCGCGGGCCGTGCACCTGAAATTGAACGAGATCGTGGCCGCGCTGCCCTGATCGAGCAACCGGCTCATCAGCGCCGAGGACCTGACCGAGGACGAGGTGCGGGTGCTCACGGAGCACTTCCGCAAACTGGTCGAACTGGCGAAGCAGGACGAGGACTTTAAGGCGTCGCACTCGATCGAAGAGGCACGGATCGAGCACGAGCGCAAACAGGCGAACCGCTCACCGAGGAGCGGGGCCGTTACTGCCCCGGACGAACTTCGCGACCGTAGCGCGCGGGCGGCTTCTTAGTTCTTGCGTATCGAGCAACCGGCGGCCGCGCCCCCGGTGCGGTGCTCACAACGAACCCGAACCGGGCACACCCCTTGCTTTCTTTGCGTTCACCACCGGCGCGGTGGGTGCAAAGGTGCGAGCGATGACCGAGGCACAATGGCTGACGAGTATCGAACCCGGGCTCATGTTCGATGCGCTTGCCGAGCGGACCGGGCCGATCAGTGAACGTAAGGCGCTCCTGTTCCGTCGGGCGTGCGGCCGGGTCGTCTGGAACGCGCTGGTCCGCGAGTGGTCCGACCAGGGGCGGGCCCGGTGCCACCGCACGGGACCAACGGGCTGCCGGTCCTGGCGGCCTCGTACGGGAGTCGGGCACCGGGGCTCGAGGATCTGTTCACCCCGAACTGGCCGTGGCCCCGCGAGCCCTGGGAAACCGCTTCGGATTTGTGGACGTGCGTCCGGTGGATCACCTATGGGACGACGTTCGGGGCAGATGTGGCCGCGCTCCTGCGTGACATCACGGGTAATCCGTTCCGCCCGGTGGGCTTCGATCCGGCGTGGTGCACGGACACGGTCCGTGCCCTGGCGCGGGGTATTGACGAGGCCGGCACGTTTGAAGCCCTGCCGATTTTAGCGGACGCGCTGCAAGACGCGGGGTGCGAGGACCGCGGCATTTTGGACCACTGCCGTGCGGGCGGGCCGCACGTGCCCGGGTGTTGGGTGGTCGATCTGGCACCGGGCCGGCCGTGATCGCCCGCCGGGGCACTTTGATCCCGACACTTCTCCCGGTCGGGCAGTTCCGATAACATCGTCCTGCCCAACCTCCAACCCGCATTTAACCATGAGTGCCCTCGCAAGGGCTTCGTGCCGTGTCTCCGTTCTCGTTGTGGACGACCACGGCGACACGGCCGAGAGCCTGACCGAATTGCTCGTCCAGCACGGGTTCCACGTGTGCACGGCCCGCGACGGGGCGGACGCGGTGTGCCGGTGCTCAGTCGAAGCGCCCGATATCGTTGTCACGGACGTGGTCATGAGCGGAATGGACGGGTTCGAGGTCGCGCGCCAGATCCGTGCGGCCCGGGCGGTTGCCCTGTTCGTGGTGGCCATGACGGCTTACGAACAGGCCACCGCCAAGGGGCCGAACCCGCACGGGTTCGATTTGCTGGTGCTGAAGCCCCTGAACGTTCCCGCGCTGATGGAGGCGTTGAACCGGGTGCGTGCGGCCCGGGACCGTTCGACCGCCCCGTAGCGAGCGGCGCGCGTGTGCCGCCGCTCACCGCGTGATCCGGGCGTGATCCGCATCGGGCCGACGCGGCCGTCACAAACGCGGTCCCCACGGCGAACCCTACCGCGGCCGGTGTGAACGCCAGCGCCTGCCTGCCGGGCAACCCAACACTCACCCACCCCGCGCAGATCGATGCGGGCGGCCACCGTTGCTCCGGCCCGCACAGTGCGGCCGTGCCCGAACCGTCCGACGGGCACAGACGCAACTGTCAGCAGGGCCGGACGACGGAATTGGGTTGGGGCACCACCGCTAGCGCCCTTGGTAACCGGCACGAACCGAACGCACCGGCCGGTGAGCCGACCGTTTGTCCCTGAACGAGTCGAGTCACACGGCCGGCTTCGCACCATTCTCGGAACGCATCCCGGGAAGGCAACGCCCGGCCGGTGGAGCGGGATCCGCCAAGAGGGCTCGTTCGGGTACGAGTGCCCGGAGCGTGGCGCCGTCCCGGCGCAACTCGGCCGCACGGGCTATGACCGCCCAGCGCGGCGCGCGCGGGCCGACGCGCGCGAGGATCTGTGCCGCCACCTCATCGAGTGACCCGGCCGCGTTCCACAGGGCGATGAACTCCTCCCGCGGCACCTGCCATACCTTCTCACCCATCCCGACTCCTTCTTGTCCGCACGGAACGATCTACGAGGTACCACTGGCCGCACGGATGCGTGCTCGTCCGGGCGGGCCCCGCAAGGCTTGAACCGGGTGCTCACGTGGCCCGGCCGGTTGGGCCGCATGAGCACCCGGTGCGTTTGGCCTTTGTGGGCCGCGTTTCCGGTACCGGCGTGCGGGGGACGTACTCGGCCGCGTGCACCCCAGCGGGGTCAGCGCGTACGTGGCCCCGAACGGGTCCCCTTCGCTCCCGACCGCGTACGCCAGGAGCCCGCGCGACACCAGCGCGGTGAGGAACGATCCGTCCTTGGTGCGCCGGGTCGGGGCCAGGCGCAGGGCGCCCGGCACGGGCTTGCGGCGGCCCCCCACGGCCCGCAGCACCTGCCACTCGAGATGGAGTACCGGGAGTATCAGTTTCATCGGTTCTCTGATGGGAACGGGTTCGGAACCTTGCAACTGCAGCGTATCCGCCACTGCGACCGGCGCCCAGTCGACGCGCTCGGGCGCCCGATCCGGATACGCGAACCCGGTCGTTACGAGCGGATCGCGTTGTCCTGACGGCGCGAATCCCGTGCCGCGCACGTCCGTTCGATCAGCCGGTTCCGGGACGCGCGGCCGCCTCACGCTCGTAGAACCCCCGGTTGAGCCCGCGTGTCGCTCCCGGCGCGGCCGGTTCCGGCTTATTCACTCGTGCACCGAGGCCGATCAAAGCGGCCGCCGCCCAGTTCCTCCTCTTAACTTGGGTGGCCCGAGCCCCGGGTCTTGGTGTGGGACACTGAACCGGGCGCCGGGGGCCGCAAGGACAATGACGGTTCCTCCGCTGCGCGGCCCCGCCGTAATTGTCCGTGCACCCGCGCTGCGCTCCCGGCTCGACCCGGTTCCCATCACGGTCCCACAAGGCCCGAGGGTCGGGCCCCACAACGCAACGTAAGGAGAAACATCATGTCACAACCCGTTCACAAGATCCGCACCGGCGCACTACAAGCCACGATCTGGCGAAACTTTGCCGAGAAGGGCAACTGGTACTCGGTCAAACTGACCCGCGGGTACAAGACCGACGAGGGGTGGCGCGAGACCGAGAACCTGGGCCACGACGACTTGCTCCCGGCTGCCAAGCTGCTCGACCTCGCGCACACGTGGGTGATGCACCAACTCGAGGCCGACCGCAAGGGCCGCAAGCAGTCCGAACAGGTCGTCAAGTAACCCCAACCGGGCGGGCCGATGTGCGGCCCGCCCCCAATGAAAGGACATCCGATGACCCAATACTGCTTGCACCTGGTCCCGATCCGGTCTACAACCCCGGGGCGAACAACTCCACTTCTTACTCCCGCGATGGCCCCGCAGCCCTCCCTCCCCTTCGACCCGGACGAACCCGATGCTCTACCAGACGATCGTGCTCGAACTGCTGCAAGCCCGGTCGGGCCTGCACACGTACCTGCGCCGCTCGCGCAAGCTCCTGGCGGAGACGGAGCGCTACGCGACGGACCTGAGAACGGCCCACCTGAGCGGGAAGGACCGGGGACTCGATTCGAGCGCGGCGCTCGAAGTGGCGCTGGCGGAGCTCGAGGCGCGCCTCGACCGGGAGGCCACGCGGCACGAGTCGCCCGACGAACCGTAACGCGGAGCCTGTTCGACCCGTTCCCGGACGAGGGTCCGAAACCCGCGCCGGCCCCGACCGCACCGGCCGCCCCGCCCCCACCCGTTCCGGACCCGCTCCCCGCGTTCGCTTCGGGCGAAAAGGCCAAGGCCCGCGACCTTTTGACCGCGATCCGCACCCTCCAGCGGGTCGAAGCCGAGGCCCGACCCGCAACCACCGAGGAGCGCGCGGCACTGGCCCGGTTCGGGGGCTTCGGGCCGGTCGCCCTGTCACTGTTCCCGAACCCGGCCACGGGCCGATACAAGGACGAGTCGTGGGCCGCGCTGGGCGCCGAACTCCAGACGCTCCTCGCGCCCGAGGAGTACGCCAGCGCCAAGCGTACCACGTTCAACGCGTTCTACACCTCGCCCACCGTCATCACCGCGATGCACGCGGCCCTCACCCGGCTCGGGGTTCCCGACGACGCCCTGGTGCTCGAACCGGGGTGCGGCACCGGCAACTTCCTGCTCCCGGGCAAGCGATATATCGGGATCGAGCAGGACTCGATCTCCGGGCGCATCGCCCGTGCCCGCCATCCCGACCAGGACGTCCGGATCGAGAACTTCGCCGACACCACGCTCCCGGAACTGGACGCGGTCATCGGCAACGTGCCGTTCGCCGACGTGCGGCTCGAGTACCGCGGCCAGAAGTTCGCGCTGCACGACTTCTTCCTGGCCAAATCGGTCGACGCACTCGCACCGGGCGGGGTACTGGCGCTCGTGACCTCGCACTACACGCTCGACAAGCAAAACGGCGCGATCCGCGAGTACCTGGCCGACCGGGCCGACTTCCTCGGCGCGGTCCGGCTCCCGTCCGACGCGTTCCGGCGAGAAGGAACCGCGGTCGTAACCGACATCGTGTTCCTGCGCAAGCGTGCCCTCGAGGAACCCCCGGGGCACGTCGATCCCGACTGGCTGAAAGCGGCGCCGACCGAGATCGAGGGCGTCACCGTTCCCATCAACAACTACTTCCGGAACCACCCGGAGCAGGTGCTCGGCACCTACACGAGCCGGGACTCGCTCTACGGGGCGGGCTACGGGGTCCGCTCGACCGGTGACCTCGCGCACCAGCTTCGGGACGCCGTCGCGCGGCTCCCCGAACTACCGGCACGACTGCCCCGCCCGCGCCCGGTCACAACGGCTGCGTTCGTGCCCCCTCCCCCCGAGCGCCACATCGCCGAGGGCAGCTTTTTTGTCCACGACCAGCGCGTTCACCAGGTCGTCGACGGCCAACCCGCCTCGGTAGTCTACGGCGGCTCGGAACTGTGGGCCCACGGCGGGCTGGTCGGTCGGCGCGTGGCCGCACTGATCGAACTGCGTGATCTCGCGCGGCACGTGTTGCAATCCCAGAACGAAGGGTGGTCCGAACTCAACCGTGCGAACGCCCGCCGCGAACTGAACCGCGCCTATGACTGGTTCGTCTCCGCCTTCGGGCCGATCAACAAGACCACGTTCAGCGCCACCGCCGACGGGTCGGTCACCCGGCGCATGCCCAACCTGGTGAAGTTCCGCGAGGATCCGGACGCCATGCTCGTGATGAGCCTGGAGGAGTACGACGAGGTCACCGGGGAGGCGCAAAAGGCCCCGATCCTGCTCAAGGACGTGGTGGGCCGGGCCGCGCCCGTCACCGCGGTCTCGTCCGCCGAGGACGGGTTACTCGTCGCCCTCGACCAGACGGGCACGGTCGACCTCCCGTTCATCGCCCGGCTCTACGGCAGGTCCGAAGACGCGGTCATCGCCGAACTGGGCGAACGGATCTACCGGGACCCGGAAACGCGGCACTGGGTGCCGGCCGACGAGTACCTCTCGGGCAACGTCCGGGCCAAACTCGCCGCGGCCGAGCGGGCCGGCGTCACACACAATATTGAGGCCCTGCGCGCGGTCCAACCCGAGGACGTGCTCCCCGGCGACATCGACGCCAACCTCGGGGCGCCCTGGATCCCGTCCGAAGACGTTCAAGCGTTCGCCGCTCACCTGTTCCAGGTGCCCGCCGACGCGGTCACCGTCGCGCACCTCCCGAAAGACGCGGTGTGGGCAGTCGAAGGGGATTACCGGGCCCAGCGCGCGGTCGCGGTCACGGCCGATTACGGCACCGAGCGGGCCGGCGGGCTGTGGCTCCTGGAGCTGGCGCTCAACATGAAGGCCCCGGTGATTTACGACCCCGACCCGACCGACCCCGACAAGCGGGTGGTGAACCCGGAGGCCACGCTCGCCGCCAAGGAGAAGCAGAAGCTCATCCGGGACCAGTTCCGCGCCTGGGTCTTCGCCGACCCGGACCGCACCGAGCGGTTGGTGCGGCTCTATAACGATGCGTTCAATAACGTGCGCCCGCGCCAGTTCGACGGGTCGCACCTGGCGTTCCCGGGGATGAGCCGGGCGGCCCCGCCCCTGCGCCCGCACCAGAAGGACGCGGTGTGGCGCGGGATGAGCGGGGGCAACACGCTCCTGGCCCACGTGGTCGGCGCCGGCAAGACCGGGTGCATGGTGGCCACCGCGATGAAGATGAAACAGGCGGGGCTGATCCGCAAGCCCCTCGTGGTGGTGCCCAATCACCTGCTCGAGCAGTTCGCCCGCGAGTTCCAGCAGTGGTACCCCAACGCCCGGCTCCTGGTGGCGGGCAGGGACGACTTCACCAGGGAGCGCCGCAAGGCCCTGACCGCGAAGATCGCCACGGGGGACTGGGACGCGGTGATCGTGACCCACTCCGGGTTCGAGCGGATCGGGATGTCGCGGGACTTCCAGGCGCGGTTCCTGCGCGAGCAGATCGCCGAGTACGACCGCTTACTCACCGACCGGGCCGCGGACCGTGACTCGAGGGCCCGCCGCAACATCCTCAAATCCCTCGAGAAGCAGAAGGCGGCGCGCGAGGCGCGGCTCAAGAACCTCCTGGCGGCCGACAAGAAGGACGACGGACTGGTGTTCGACGAACTGGGCGTGGACCACATTCTGATCGATGAGGCCCATTACTTTAAAAATCTCGAAACCGCGACCAAGATGGACCGGGTGGCGGGGATCCAGACGGGCGGGTCCGAGCGCGCGTTTGATCTGTTCATGAAGTGCCGGTACCTGCACGAGCGGCGCCCCGGGCACGGGGTCACGTTCGCCACCGGCACCCCGGTCTCCAACACGCTGGTCGAACTGTACACGCTACAGCGGTTCCTCGATCCCGAGGGGCTCACGAGCCGGGGCCTCGAGCACTTCGACGCCTGGGCCGCGACGTTCGGCGAGGTCGTCGAGGCGATGGAGATTTCGCCCGACGGGAAGACCCTCAAGCCCCGGTCGCGGTTCGCCAAGTTCGTGAACCTGCCCGAACTGCAGCAGATGTTCCGCCAGTTCGCCGACGTGCGGACCGCGGAGATGCTGAACCTGCCCCGGCCCGCGCTCGAGGGCGGCAAGCCGCACGTCGTCGCGTGCCCCATGTCCACCGAACAGCAGGCGCTCCAGCAGGAACTCGTCGCGCGGTACGAGCGCGTCCGTTCGCAGAAGATCGACCCGCGCGAGGACAACGCGCTGGCGATCACGACCGACGGGCGGAAACTGGCCCTGGACGCCCGGATGCTCGCGGCGACCGCGC
This region of Gemmata massiliana genomic DNA includes:
- a CDS encoding glucose 1-dehydrogenase, which encodes MAKKLEGKVAVVTGASKGIGAEIARHLAAEGASVVVNYASSKAGADKVVADITAKGGKAVAVRGDVSKKADAEAIIDAAVKTYGRLDVLVNNSGVYEFAPIEQVTEEHFHRLFNINVLGLLLTTQAAAKHLKEGGSVINIGSGVSRVTPPNTAVYTATKGAVDAITGVLSKELGPKKIRVNSINPGLVDTEGARTLGVIGSEMEAGFVAQTPLGRAGRPGDIASVAVFLASEDAGWLTGETLLATGGLR
- a CDS encoding winged helix-turn-helix transcriptional regulator, coding for MKRKSLENEECPLARSLEAIGDAWSVLIVRQAFAGDRRFGEFEKNLGVAKNILTVRLRKLVALGVLEQVPVEGSSYQEYALTEKGCGLFLVLMAIRQWGEGCGGDNPYALVDKRDKKPVRPLAFHAHDGRELGPDDTELIPAAEVCRPAKRK
- a CDS encoding TfoX/Sxy family protein, whose product is MPFDDTLADRIRECLDRRSGVQEKTLFGCACFMLGGNVLVGVWKESLVARVGPDEYEGALLEPHVRVFDITGRPMKGWVAVEPEGIEDDEPLNGWIERAWSFVSSLAAAQGGSRAHE
- a CDS encoding Imm51 family immunity protein, producing MPTNDDIAPVRLLEEGGTFSLVREEFDGWYGAFEDAGYEGGGRGWHGVADALIRLKAPLLKKKVRFDPEASTFVAHGTDREVVLRLAKLMKEATADPAVLREALANGEPDLME
- a CDS encoding response regulator; protein product: MSALARASCRVSVLVVDDHGDTAESLTELLVQHGFHVCTARDGADAVCRCSVEAPDIVVTDVVMSGMDGFEVARQIRAARAVALFVVAMTAYEQATAKGPNPHGFDLLVLKPLNVPALMEALNRVRAARDRSTAP
- a CDS encoding glucose 1-dehydrogenase; translated protein: MAGKLEGKVAVVTGGNSGIGLATAKRFATEGAKVVITGRRQPELDAAVKEIGHGAIGVRGDVANLADLDRLYATVREKYGKVDVVFANAGGGEFAPIGQITEEHFDKAFNTNVKGLLFTVQKALPLIPDGGAIILNASIVSIKGMPAFGVYSATKAAVRSFARSWTSDLKDRKIRVNAVSPGPIDTPAVDTLTGSEEKSKEFKAGMAAQVPLGRVGTPDEIAKVAVFLASDDASFVAGVELFVDGGMAQV
- a CDS encoding SNF2-related protein, with amino-acid sequence MTAIRTLQRVEAEARPATTEERAALARFGGFGPVALSLFPNPATGRYKDESWAALGAELQTLLAPEEYASAKRTTFNAFYTSPTVITAMHAALTRLGVPDDALVLEPGCGTGNFLLPGKRYIGIEQDSISGRIARARHPDQDVRIENFADTTLPELDAVIGNVPFADVRLEYRGQKFALHDFFLAKSVDALAPGGVLALVTSHYTLDKQNGAIREYLADRADFLGAVRLPSDAFRREGTAVVTDIVFLRKRALEEPPGHVDPDWLKAAPTEIEGVTVPINNYFRNHPEQVLGTYTSRDSLYGAGYGVRSTGDLAHQLRDAVARLPELPARLPRPRPVTTAAFVPPPPERHIAEGSFFVHDQRVHQVVDGQPASVVYGGSELWAHGGLVGRRVAALIELRDLARHVLQSQNEGWSELNRANARRELNRAYDWFVSAFGPINKTTFSATADGSVTRRMPNLVKFREDPDAMLVMSLEEYDEVTGEAQKAPILLKDVVGRAAPVTAVSSAEDGLLVALDQTGTVDLPFIARLYGRSEDAVIAELGERIYRDPETRHWVPADEYLSGNVRAKLAAAERAGVTHNIEALRAVQPEDVLPGDIDANLGAPWIPSEDVQAFAAHLFQVPADAVTVAHLPKDAVWAVEGDYRAQRAVAVTADYGTERAGGLWLLELALNMKAPVIYDPDPTDPDKRVVNPEATLAAKEKQKLIRDQFRAWVFADPDRTERLVRLYNDAFNNVRPRQFDGSHLAFPGMSRAAPPLRPHQKDAVWRGMSGGNTLLAHVVGAGKTGCMVATAMKMKQAGLIRKPLVVVPNHLLEQFAREFQQWYPNARLLVAGRDDFTRERRKALTAKIATGDWDAVIVTHSGFERIGMSRDFQARFLREQIAEYDRLLTDRAADRDSRARRNILKSLEKQKAAREARLKNLLAADKKDDGLVFDELGVDHILIDEAHYFKNLETATKMDRVAGIQTGGSERAFDLFMKCRYLHERRPGHGVTFATGTPVSNTLVELYTLQRFLDPEGLTSRGLEHFDAWAATFGEVVEAMEISPDGKTLKPRSRFAKFVNLPELQQMFRQFADVRTAEMLNLPRPALEGGKPHVVACPMSTEQQALQQELVARYERVRSQKIDPREDNALAITTDGRKLALDARMLAATAPDFPGSKVNAMTEKAITVWERTAESRGTQLIFCDMGVHPTPWGYGAYDEIVAKLVQRGVPREQITVIGEADSDAKKQALFEKVRQGTVRVLMGSTAKMGTGTNVQTRLVAVHHLDAPWKPAEVEQRDGRILRQGNTNAEVAVYRYVTEGSFDAYMWQALETKAKFISQVMTGEAAARRAEDVGGQELSYAEVKAIASGNPAVLVLAGADAELQRLAVLRRNHADEQYLARRRLRELPDHIARLENRTAAVRADQATVAGGDAGGVTIGGTSVPVRDAHAALARALERVPGTADRRFALGRYRGLVFGIEHHGNRAEVYLTGRADLSVPLAPEARGARAVLNALNRVVDSYAERLGADTRELELARAQFRDYEARLGRPFAHAAYLDELTDVRDRLKAALSGAPTEGEPDAAELAERITALKAAHGAEAVSAPIRDRPVVAPSETRSAPAPIEDVPGPEVVPDVVPPVPDAPPPSDDEGAAAGLLRTRVKPTGTQPGLF
- a CDS encoding low affinity iron permease family protein, producing MGGKGTWLERASGWATKWTGSSLAFGLAVGTIVVWAVTGPIFTFSDTWQLVINTGTTIVTFLMVFLIQRAQNKDSRAVHLKLNEIVAALP